The Pantoea nemavictus genome includes a region encoding these proteins:
- a CDS encoding EthD family reductase, whose translation MTPTKGFKHVGFITRKKGQSFEEFVKHWDEVHTEIALRLPGLRGYVLNPVDREKYPDSPVDGFSELWFDSLEDAIAAFSSPTGIEAYEDVPNFADHVAVTYITEIRKR comes from the coding sequence ATGACACCCACTAAAGGTTTTAAGCACGTCGGCTTTATCACCCGTAAAAAAGGACAAAGCTTTGAAGAGTTCGTAAAGCACTGGGATGAGGTTCATACCGAAATTGCCCTGCGGCTGCCGGGGCTACGCGGCTATGTTCTGAATCCTGTGGATCGCGAAAAATATCCTGACTCACCCGTCGATGGATTTTCAGAGTTATGGTTTGACTCGCTCGAAGACGCAATCGCTGCGTTCAGCTCCCCGACAGGTATCGAAGCCTATGAGGACGTGCCCAACTTCGCCGACCACGTCGCCGTTACTTACATTACTGAAATCAGAAAGCGTTAA